The following proteins come from a genomic window of bacterium:
- the ndk gene encoding nucleoside-diphosphate kinase: protein MTEETLFIIKPDAVEHKLIGKILTRIEAEGFEIVELKLLKLSKKLAAEFYDIHRGKPFFDELVKFISSGKIVVALLARGNAVTYLRRVVGATDPKNASPGTLRHQFGTSTCKNAVHAADSKETAAREIQFFFPGKLSF, encoded by the coding sequence GTGACCGAAGAGACCCTTTTTATTATAAAACCGGATGCCGTAGAACACAAACTTATTGGTAAGATTCTTACAAGAATAGAAGCAGAAGGATTTGAGATTGTTGAATTAAAGTTATTAAAGCTATCAAAAAAATTGGCAGCAGAATTTTACGATATACATCGTGGTAAGCCATTTTTTGACGAACTCGTCAAATTTATCAGCTCAGGTAAAATTGTTGTTGCCTTGTTAGCACGTGGAAATGCAGTTACTTATCTAAGAAGAGTTGTTGGTGCAACTGACCCTAAAAATGCAAGCCCAGGTACACTTAGGCACCAATTTGGGACATCCACTTGTAAAAACGCTGTCCATGCAGCAGATTCAAAAGAAACTGCAGCTAGAGAAATACAGTTCTTCTTTCCCGGCAAACTGTCATTCTGA